The Haematobia irritans isolate KBUSLIRL chromosome 1, ASM5000362v1, whole genome shotgun sequence DNA segment AACCAATTTGTATCTGAAAAATAATTTCGTTGATCCAACACTGCCTTCGATATGTTTTAGTTTCTATATTCCAAGAGTTAATGAAGCAACTCAAACATATGAGACGGAATATGCTAAGTGTTTATTTGCAGCAGCGAATGATGCAGAAACCATAGAAAATGAAATGATGGAAGATCGGGCCCAAATGCTGCAACGTGGTGAAGATATATGCTTCTCATATCGGAATTGTTCCATGATGTTAACAtcggtggatttttttgattgtTATCATGATGCAGTAAGTTCGAaaagtagaaaagaaaaatctataaaattataataaccaATTATGAACtattaaatcttttgttttataGGCAGGAAAATCCTTGCCAACTTCATATAATATGCGTCACCAATCTATTACTGGCCTGACATATATAGCCAAGAGACAAGAAATCGTATTTCGCGATCAAAGATCATGTACAGAGAAATGCACACAAACCTATAGGGAAGTAACATTGGAGTTATATTCAAAATTGGAAGCCTGTTTGGCAGGAGAATATCTACCACCCGCTTTTGAAACGACTACAACGCAAATTAGTTCCACAGTAACAGAAGAGATAACTCCAACCGAAACAACATCAAGTGCAACCGATGAAACAACACAAACTCCAACCGAAACAACAAAAGCTGAACCTCCTGTACCACCAACATTGAATCCTCCCACTAGTGCTATAACGAATCCTACACCTGGGCATCCTGAAGAGGAAACTACACCACCTGCACCACCAACTCCTCCAATTGCAACTACGACTGTTAGTAATCAAACACCTCCAAATCATAAACATTGATGCGGAAAAATAAGAAAACGAAgctgttaaatttaattaagttaTAATTAATTGCGTTCTATTGGGTTATCACATAAGTTCGTAGAGGCACAGAGTGATTTATGCGATCTAACaacattcaataaaaaaataaacacccagcaaaaaagtgctTAGTTTGGATCCTCAATttgggatccggaagtagtgtaaacttggatcatctccaatgaattttacatgggcttatcatatgACGGAAGTActtcatttttggatcctttgcattgctttggaggttgtgccttggaagttcatttggatgaaaaaaaataaacaaatatatacggtagcaagttcggccgggccgaatcttatatacacaccaccatgaatcacatataatagtttcctttcaaaatttcaggggggtttgatgacagatattttcccaagcagattagttcaaccagtacgcttcccacagataaatgtaaagattttacttatgaagactagatcagattcggaatttataagaaccatttttttttttgagttttagaggaatcattttcATCTCTTGTAAGAgcatgaaaatgatgaaataacgcctttatttgaaatctaaaatctgtgaattttcatcccaattatttaaatgactacgagaagtaaaatttggaaatgttgcattcagtttcaagcaattttcatgatcagtgcgccttctataccctcaataacatacgtgaaatcggtctatatggaggccttaccaaatggaccgttaactaaatcatatacactttgttatgtgtctaaaatgccagtggcaaatcgcataaaaactacaatttgtagaaaccctaggagttaaatcgggagttcggcctaatgggggctataccaaaacatggaaggttacacacagtattcagcacatttaattgtagttctagaatcta contains these protein-coding regions:
- the LOC142219531 gene encoding uncharacterized protein LOC142219531, with the protein product MSTLSIISLTIVTILQSAVFGNYAPQSYGFNKLSSPTNLYLKNNFVDPTLPSICFSFYIPRVNEATQTYETEYAKCLFAAANDAETIENEMMEDRAQMLQRGEDICFSYRNCSMMLTSVDFFDCYHDAAGKSLPTSYNMRHQSITGLTYIAKRQEIVFRDQRSCTEKCTQTYREVTLELYSKLEACLAGEYLPPAFETTTTQISSTVTEEITPTETTSSATDETTQTPTETTKAEPPVPPTLNPPTSAITNPTPGHPEEETTPPAPPTPPIATTTVSNQTPPNHKH